A region of Chlamydia crocodili DNA encodes the following proteins:
- the secA gene encoding preprotein translocase subunit SecA, protein MLDFLKRFFGSSQERTLKKFQKLVDKVNLYDEMLAPLSDEELRNKTVELKKRYQEGESLDDMLPEAYAVVKNVCRRLTGTPVEVSGYHQNWDMVPYDVQVLGAIAMHKGFITEMQTGEGKTLTAVMPLYLNALTGKPVHLVTVNDYLAQRDCEWVGSILRWLGLTTGVLISGSPLEKRKEIYRCDVVYGTASEFGFDYLRDNSIATSVDDQVGRGFYFAIIDEVDSILIDEARTPLIISGPGEKHNPVYFELKDKVAELVQLQRELCNHLALEARRGLELFLDMDILPKDKKVIEGISEFCRSLWLVSKGMPLNRVLRRVREHPDLRAMIDKWDTYYHAEQNKEESIEKLSQLYIIVDEHNNDFELTDRGMQQWVDKAGGSAEDFVMMDMGHEYALIDGDDSLSPTDKINRKIAVSEEDTQRKARAHGLRQLLRAQLLMERDVDYIVRDDQIVIIDEHTGRPQPGRRFSEGLHQAIEAKEHVTIRKESQTFATVTLQNFFRLYEKLAGMTGTAITESKEFKEIYNLYVLQVPTFKTCLRVDHNDEFYMTEREKYHAIVNEIARIHKDGNPILIGTESVEVSEKLSRILKQNRIEHTVLNAKNHAQEAEIIAAAGKLGAVTVATNMAGRGTDIKLDQEAVVVGGLHVIGTSRHQSRRIDRQLRGRCARLGDPGAAKFFLSFEDRLMRLFASPKLNALIRHFRPPEGEAMSDPMFNKLIETAQKRVEARNYTIRKHTLEYDDVMNKQRQTIYAFRNEVIRSEDIFTLAKESIYHVSLMIASLIISRSHPTGHSLPTLEEWMNYSFPLKLNLEELRRLNTLDAVAEKVADDLIGVFHNKFSSMIEEITTAAGDDVDANGICKDIIRSVMIMHIDEQWKIHLVDMDLLRSEVGLRTVGQKDPLIEFKHESFLLFESLVRDIRIAIVKHLFRLELTMTREQRPQNVIPVVATSFQNDENFGPMELTVISDSDDE, encoded by the coding sequence ATGTTAGATTTTCTTAAACGTTTCTTTGGATCTTCTCAAGAGCGTACCTTAAAAAAATTTCAAAAACTTGTGGATAAGGTCAATCTCTATGATGAGATGCTCGCCCCTTTGTCTGATGAGGAGTTGCGTAATAAAACAGTAGAGTTAAAAAAGCGCTACCAGGAAGGGGAATCCTTAGACGATATGCTTCCTGAGGCCTATGCCGTTGTTAAAAATGTATGTAGACGTTTGACTGGGACTCCGGTAGAAGTTTCCGGTTATCATCAAAATTGGGACATGGTTCCTTACGATGTTCAGGTTCTTGGTGCTATAGCTATGCACAAGGGCTTTATTACTGAGATGCAGACAGGAGAAGGAAAAACTCTTACTGCAGTTATGCCGCTGTATTTAAATGCTTTAACAGGCAAGCCTGTGCATTTGGTCACAGTTAACGATTATCTTGCTCAAAGAGATTGTGAATGGGTTGGCTCTATATTGCGTTGGTTAGGTTTAACTACCGGAGTATTGATATCCGGCTCACCTTTAGAAAAACGAAAGGAAATCTATCGTTGTGATGTTGTCTATGGTACAGCATCAGAGTTTGGATTCGATTATCTCAGGGATAATTCTATAGCAACTTCTGTTGATGATCAGGTAGGTCGTGGATTTTATTTCGCTATTATTGATGAAGTGGATTCTATTCTAATTGATGAAGCAAGAACTCCTTTAATTATTTCTGGACCAGGAGAAAAGCATAATCCCGTTTATTTCGAGCTTAAGGATAAAGTTGCTGAATTAGTTCAATTGCAAAGAGAACTATGTAATCATTTAGCTCTTGAAGCTAGACGAGGATTAGAACTGTTCTTGGATATGGATATCCTTCCTAAGGATAAGAAAGTTATCGAAGGCATTTCTGAATTTTGCCGTAGTTTATGGCTAGTTAGTAAGGGTATGCCTTTAAATCGTGTTTTGCGTAGAGTGCGCGAACACCCTGATTTGCGAGCTATGATTGATAAGTGGGATACTTATTATCACGCTGAACAAAATAAAGAAGAGAGTATTGAAAAACTGTCTCAACTTTATATCATTGTTGATGAACACAATAATGATTTTGAATTGACAGATCGCGGCATGCAACAGTGGGTTGATAAAGCCGGAGGTTCTGCTGAAGACTTCGTTATGATGGATATGGGACACGAATATGCTCTCATAGATGGCGATGACTCTCTCTCTCCAACAGATAAAATTAATAGAAAAATAGCCGTTTCAGAAGAAGATACTCAAAGAAAAGCTCGAGCTCACGGTTTACGACAGTTGTTGAGAGCACAATTGCTTATGGAACGCGACGTGGACTATATAGTCCGTGATGATCAAATTGTCATTATTGATGAACATACAGGTCGCCCACAACCAGGTCGTCGTTTTTCCGAAGGTCTTCATCAAGCAATAGAAGCAAAAGAACACGTAACTATCCGTAAAGAATCACAAACTTTTGCGACAGTAACTTTACAGAATTTCTTCCGTCTTTATGAAAAACTTGCAGGTATGACTGGGACGGCAATTACTGAATCTAAAGAATTTAAAGAGATATATAATCTATATGTTCTGCAAGTGCCTACATTTAAAACATGCTTACGTGTAGATCATAATGATGAATTTTATATGACAGAGCGTGAAAAGTATCATGCGATTGTTAATGAAATTGCCCGTATACATAAAGACGGTAATCCAATTCTTATAGGGACAGAATCTGTTGAGGTTTCTGAGAAACTTTCTCGTATTTTGAAACAGAATCGTATAGAGCATACAGTCTTAAATGCAAAAAATCACGCTCAAGAAGCAGAGATTATTGCAGCAGCTGGGAAGCTAGGTGCTGTTACTGTCGCTACAAATATGGCAGGTCGTGGTACAGATATTAAGCTAGATCAGGAAGCTGTGGTTGTTGGTGGTCTCCATGTCATCGGTACAAGTCGCCATCAGTCGCGACGTATTGATAGGCAATTACGTGGACGTTGTGCACGTTTAGGAGATCCCGGTGCTGCTAAGTTCTTCTTATCTTTTGAAGATCGTTTAATGCGTTTATTTGCTTCGCCAAAATTAAACGCATTGATTCGACATTTCCGTCCTCCTGAAGGAGAGGCTATGTCGGATCCTATGTTTAATAAGCTAATTGAGACTGCTCAAAAGCGTGTTGAAGCAAGAAACTATACAATTCGAAAGCATACTCTTGAGTATGACGATGTTATGAATAAGCAGAGACAGACTATTTATGCTTTTCGTAATGAGGTTATACGTTCTGAGGATATCTTTACCTTAGCTAAGGAATCGATATACCATGTGTCACTGATGATAGCTTCATTGATCATAAGTCGTAGTCATCCTACAGGCCACTCTCTTCCTACTTTAGAAGAATGGATGAATTACTCTTTCCCTCTAAAGTTGAATCTTGAGGAATTACGCAGATTAAATACTTTAGATGCTGTTGCAGAAAAGGTTGCAGATGATTTGATTGGAGTTTTCCACAATAAGTTTTCTTCTATGATAGAAGAAATCACCACAGCTGCTGGAGACGACGTTGATGCTAATGGTATCTGTAAAGATATTATACGTTCAGTAATGATTATGCATATCGATGAACAATGGAAAATTCATCTTGTGGATATGGATCTACTCCGTAGTGAAGTAGGTTTACGTACCGTTGGTCAGAAAGATCCTTTAATTGAATTTAAACACGAATCATTCTTATTATTTGAAAGCCTTGTTCGTGACATTCGTATTGCTATTGTAAAACATCTATTCCGTCTAGAATTAACTATGACTAGAGAACAGCGGCCTCAAAACGTAATTCCCGTTGTTGCTACATCATTCCAAAATGATGAGAACTTTGGTCCTATGGAACTAACAGTTATCAGTGATTCTGATGACGAATAA
- a CDS encoding tetratricopeptide repeat protein has protein sequence MWLVILWALVASLTIALVFKVYCHISRFRRYAAQVIREVHLSMELKEWSVAEQKLLPILKKRCYRRQCLFDYMRILRGMNRFDEVEKLLAEARKLNLRGPQFLLEIAYKAYRHGAYKESCQAFSRISNDIFEEQDAAKYASALVNLGHLDAACSIIEPWISPLSHQETYITVGDIYFTSKRYQDAIEFYNRAYALGSCPLKVTYNLAHSSRICGNYVEAGKLFRKLLSEPNYREESLFNIGLCEQKQGKSKKALLIYQSSDLWSRGDALLMKHAALAAMDQNDYPLAEYCWNLAFQCGTYAEDWQCGLGYGFSLCCLKKYSDAEKIYLKVIQKFPDCPTACKALAWLSGVGYASVVAAETGLEYAKKALKLNHSSETLELLSACEARTGNFDAAYEIQAFLSAQDVSLQQKKRRSQIMRNLRQKLPLNHQHIVEVDTLLAA, from the coding sequence ATGTGGCTAGTGATCCTGTGGGCTTTAGTTGCAAGTTTGACAATAGCTTTAGTGTTTAAAGTCTATTGTCACATTTCCCGTTTCCGTCGCTATGCGGCGCAGGTTATTCGAGAAGTTCATCTGAGCATGGAACTGAAAGAATGGTCGGTTGCTGAACAGAAGCTCTTGCCTATTTTAAAAAAACGTTGCTATCGTCGTCAGTGCCTATTTGATTATATGCGTATTCTTCGAGGTATGAATCGTTTTGATGAGGTAGAAAAACTATTGGCCGAGGCACGAAAATTGAATTTACGTGGTCCTCAATTTTTGCTAGAAATTGCTTATAAAGCTTATCGTCATGGGGCATATAAAGAATCTTGCCAAGCTTTTTCCCGAATTTCAAATGATATATTCGAAGAACAGGATGCTGCAAAGTATGCGTCTGCTTTGGTGAATTTAGGGCATTTGGATGCTGCTTGTAGTATTATTGAGCCTTGGATTTCTCCCCTCTCCCATCAAGAAACCTACATTACCGTGGGAGATATTTATTTCACCTCGAAGCGATATCAAGATGCTATAGAGTTTTATAACCGCGCATATGCTTTAGGCTCATGTCCTTTGAAAGTTACCTATAATTTAGCTCATTCTTCTCGTATTTGCGGTAATTATGTTGAGGCGGGAAAGCTATTCCGTAAATTGTTATCTGAACCTAATTATAGAGAAGAGTCTTTATTTAACATCGGTTTGTGTGAACAAAAACAAGGGAAATCGAAAAAAGCGTTACTTATTTATCAAAGTAGCGATTTGTGGTCTCGAGGGGATGCTTTGTTAATGAAACATGCAGCTTTGGCAGCTATGGATCAAAATGACTATCCTTTAGCCGAATATTGCTGGAATTTAGCATTTCAATGCGGCACATATGCTGAAGATTGGCAATGTGGTTTAGGTTATGGATTTAGCTTATGTTGTTTAAAGAAATATTCTGATGCTGAAAAGATATATCTCAAAGTAATCCAGAAATTCCCTGATTGTCCTACAGCATGTAAAGCGTTAGCTTGGCTTTCAGGAGTTGGATACGCGTCAGTAGTGGCAGCAGAGACTGGTTTAGAGTATGCAAAGAAAGCTCTCAAACTAAACCATTCTTCAGAAACTTTAGAACTATTGAGTGCGTGTGAAGCTCGCACAGGAAATTTTGACGCTGCTTATGAAATACAAGCATTTCTATCAGCTCAAGATGTTTCTCTGCAGCAAAAAAAGCGTCGCTCACAAATTATGCGTAATTTACGCCAGAAATTACCTTTGAATCATCAGCATATTGTGGAAGTAGATACACTGCTTGCTGCTTAA
- a CDS encoding endonuclease III domain-containing protein yields MENKTHIKNFIISTLNEFFPNPKASLTGWETPFQLLVAILLSGNSTDKAVNSVTPKLFASAPDAQALSQLPLENLYLIISPCGLGKRKAEYLHNLSKILLEKYRGEPPASLELLIKLPGVGRKTASVFLGIIYDMPTFPVDTHILRLSQRWGISNKRSPSAAEKDLVLFFGDMNSPKLHLQLIYYARNYCPALHHDVNKCRICWYLSNSHKKHSKPLKK; encoded by the coding sequence TTGGAAAATAAAACACATATTAAAAATTTTATTATTTCAACTTTGAACGAATTCTTTCCCAACCCAAAAGCATCTTTAACGGGATGGGAAACTCCGTTTCAATTACTTGTTGCTATTTTGCTTTCAGGAAATTCTACCGATAAGGCTGTGAATTCTGTGACACCGAAGTTATTTGCCTCAGCTCCTGACGCGCAAGCATTATCACAACTTCCCTTAGAAAATTTATATTTAATTATTTCGCCTTGCGGTCTTGGCAAGAGAAAAGCCGAATACCTACATAATCTATCAAAGATCTTGCTGGAAAAATATCGTGGTGAACCTCCAGCTTCTTTAGAATTGTTAATCAAACTACCTGGGGTAGGAAGAAAAACTGCTTCGGTCTTTCTAGGAATTATTTATGATATGCCAACGTTTCCAGTAGATACACATATTTTGAGACTATCTCAACGTTGGGGAATTTCTAATAAACGTAGTCCTTCAGCAGCAGAAAAAGACCTTGTTCTTTTCTTTGGCGATATGAATTCTCCAAAGCTTCACTTACAACTTATCTATTATGCTAGAAATTACTGCCCCGCTCTCCATCACGATGTAAATAAATGCAGAATATGTTGGTACTTAAGCAATTCCCATAAAAAGCATTCTAAACCCCTTAAGAAATAA
- the mnmE gene encoding tRNA uridine-5-carboxymethylaminomethyl(34) synthesis GTPase MnmE, with product MIKNDTIAAIATPPGEGSIAIVRISGPEAIPITDKIFSGSVPSFSSHTAHLGTISRNDQQIDQVLLLIMRAPRSFTGEDVIELQCHGGYFSCSQILEALVSEGARPALPGEFSQRAFLNGKIDLIQAEAIQNIIAADNLDAFHIAQNHFQGHFSKKVQFISSLIIESLAFIEVLADFPEEEQPDMDVPESRLSEAILIIEDLISSFDEGQRLAQGTSIVLAGHPNAGKSSLLNTLTNKNRAIVTDIPGTTRDILEENWILQGKRIRLIDSAGQRETDNPVEQEGIERAISAMEQSEGILWVMDVTQPQPDLPEILFQKPTLLLWNKSDLASPPQIDTSLPQLAVSAKTGEGIFELKQFIQKWMQQQQLGKNAKVFLVSSRHHTILQQMRSYLLSAKEGLQTQLLPELVALELRQALQATGNLSGSEINETILGEIFSRFCIGK from the coding sequence ATGATTAAAAATGATACTATTGCTGCTATAGCCACACCTCCAGGAGAGGGAAGCATTGCTATTGTTCGTATATCAGGCCCCGAAGCTATTCCAATCACAGATAAAATATTCTCAGGATCTGTACCGTCCTTTTCCTCACATACTGCTCATTTAGGAACAATAAGTCGTAACGACCAGCAAATTGATCAGGTGCTTTTATTAATTATGCGAGCTCCACGTTCATTTACTGGAGAAGATGTCATTGAACTGCAATGTCATGGTGGTTATTTTTCTTGTTCCCAAATCCTGGAAGCTTTGGTATCTGAAGGAGCTCGACCTGCACTTCCTGGAGAATTTTCTCAACGAGCTTTTCTAAATGGGAAAATAGATCTTATCCAAGCAGAAGCAATTCAAAATATTATCGCAGCTGATAATTTGGACGCTTTTCACATTGCTCAGAATCATTTTCAAGGACATTTTTCCAAAAAAGTTCAGTTTATTTCTTCTTTGATTATCGAATCTTTGGCTTTTATTGAGGTTCTCGCAGATTTTCCAGAGGAAGAGCAGCCCGATATGGATGTTCCTGAAAGTCGGTTAAGCGAAGCTATCCTAATTATTGAGGATCTTATCTCAAGTTTCGATGAGGGCCAACGACTCGCCCAAGGCACAAGTATTGTTCTTGCAGGACATCCTAATGCAGGAAAATCTTCTCTTCTTAATACGCTAACAAATAAAAATCGCGCTATTGTTACTGATATTCCTGGAACTACAAGGGATATATTAGAAGAAAATTGGATATTGCAAGGGAAACGTATTCGTCTTATAGATTCTGCAGGACAACGAGAAACAGATAATCCTGTTGAGCAAGAAGGTATAGAACGCGCTATTTCTGCTATGGAACAATCTGAAGGGATACTCTGGGTTATGGATGTTACACAACCCCAACCTGATCTCCCAGAAATTTTATTTCAAAAACCTACTCTCCTTCTTTGGAATAAATCTGATCTCGCATCACCTCCTCAAATTGACACGTCGCTGCCCCAACTAGCTGTTTCCGCAAAGACAGGAGAGGGGATTTTCGAACTCAAACAATTTATCCAAAAATGGATGCAACAACAACAGTTGGGAAAGAATGCAAAAGTCTTTCTTGTTTCTTCTCGACATCATACAATATTACAACAGATGCGCTCGTACTTGCTCTCAGCCAAAGAAGGATTACAGACTCAACTTCTCCCAGAACTTGTTGCCCTGGAGCTCAGGCAAGCCCTACAGGCTACTGGGAACCTTTCAGGATCTGAAATTAACGAGACAATATTGGGAGAAATTTTTAGTAGGTTTTGTATTGGAAAATAA
- a CDS encoding phosphatidylserine decarboxylase: protein MKKLQYIDRLTNQRVTESVCYEKTMTFLYTSRLGKWVSTLLSRSPFLSRLYGWIQKRSWTRKKIPGFIKRNHICAKEFKKSLSEFTSFNDFFTRELRPEARPIAQGNNICVTPVDGAYLIYPNVSEFGEFVVKSKRFSLSKLLGDPKLVEKYASGSVVFARLALFDYHRFHFPVDCLAGPTRNINGYLFSVHPMALKDNFNIFCENKRTLTELKTEAFGDVLYLEVGALNVGSIIQTYIPGEKYSRGDEKGFFEIGGSTVIVLFEPGVVQFDADLLKNSRMGLETRCLMGQSLGRSLRE from the coding sequence GTGAAGAAACTGCAGTATATTGATCGGTTAACTAATCAAAGAGTAACAGAATCCGTGTGTTATGAAAAGACTATGACGTTTCTATATACTTCCAGATTAGGAAAATGGGTATCCACGCTATTGTCAAGGTCTCCATTTTTGTCGCGTCTTTATGGTTGGATTCAAAAACGTTCTTGGACACGTAAAAAGATTCCGGGATTTATAAAGAGAAATCATATCTGCGCAAAAGAATTCAAAAAATCTCTTTCAGAATTTACTTCTTTCAATGATTTTTTTACTAGAGAGCTGCGTCCGGAAGCACGACCTATTGCTCAGGGGAATAATATTTGCGTGACACCCGTTGATGGGGCGTATCTTATTTATCCAAACGTGTCTGAATTTGGAGAATTTGTTGTTAAATCGAAACGATTCTCTCTTTCGAAACTTTTAGGTGACCCCAAGCTTGTTGAGAAATACGCATCTGGTAGTGTGGTCTTTGCTCGGTTAGCTCTTTTCGATTATCACCGTTTTCATTTCCCTGTCGATTGTTTGGCTGGACCAACCCGCAACATCAATGGTTATTTATTTTCTGTGCACCCGATGGCATTGAAAGATAATTTTAATATTTTTTGTGAAAACAAACGTACACTAACAGAGCTTAAAACAGAGGCATTCGGCGATGTGCTTTATTTGGAAGTCGGGGCATTGAATGTCGGCTCTATTATTCAAACCTATATACCTGGAGAAAAGTATTCTAGGGGTGATGAGAAGGGTTTTTTTGAAATTGGAGGATCCACTGTTATTGTATTGTTTGAACCGGGAGTTGTTCAGTTTGATGCGGACTTATTAAAGAACTCACGGATGGGATTAGAGACACGTTGCCTTATGGGGCAATCTTTAGGACGGTCGTTGAGAGAATAA
- the brnQ gene encoding branched-chain amino acid transport system II carrier protein yields the protein MNKNASNRVSSKKELSVWSIGGSIFAMFFGAGNIVFPLALGYHYHSHPWFACFGMMLTAVCVPLLGLFSMLLYSGDYKNFFSSIGKIPGMVFIIAILCLIGPFGGIPRAIAVSYSTLASLSDSKTTLLPNLPIFSLICCVLIYLFACKLSKLIQWLGSVFFPIMLITLIWIIFKGLTIPANPSFLESANPQQAWLAGITEGFNTMDLLAAFFFCSIVLISIRQMIANGDADDETPLNFQKINKKDKRTLGLAFALAAALLGLIYLGFALCASRHAGLLTHVSKGQILGRISAIALGPNSLLTGVCVFVACLTTEIALVGIVADFLARIISSKRMTYSNAVIFTLIPSYLISILNFENISLLLLPLLQLSYPALIALTCGSIAYKLWNFRHVQALFYLTLSLTIVLRLVS from the coding sequence ATGAATAAAAACGCTTCTAATAGGGTTAGTTCTAAAAAAGAGCTCTCTGTTTGGTCGATCGGGGGATCTATTTTTGCTATGTTCTTTGGAGCGGGTAATATAGTATTTCCTTTAGCCTTGGGTTATCATTACCACTCACATCCCTGGTTCGCCTGCTTTGGAATGATGCTTACCGCTGTTTGTGTTCCCCTATTAGGTTTGTTTAGTATGCTATTATATTCTGGAGATTATAAAAATTTTTTTTCCTCTATTGGAAAAATCCCTGGAATGGTTTTCATTATAGCAATTTTATGCTTAATAGGTCCTTTTGGGGGGATTCCTAGAGCAATTGCTGTATCATATTCAACTTTAGCATCTTTATCAGATTCAAAAACAACATTACTGCCTAATCTTCCTATCTTCAGTTTGATTTGTTGCGTTTTGATTTATCTATTTGCATGCAAACTTAGTAAACTTATCCAATGGCTGGGGTCTGTATTTTTCCCAATTATGTTGATCACCCTAATTTGGATAATCTTCAAAGGGTTAACTATTCCTGCAAACCCAAGTTTCTTGGAATCTGCGAATCCCCAACAAGCTTGGTTAGCTGGAATTACAGAAGGCTTCAATACTATGGACCTTCTTGCAGCCTTCTTCTTCTGCTCCATTGTATTAATTTCTATACGACAAATGATAGCAAATGGAGATGCTGATGACGAAACACCTTTAAACTTTCAAAAAATCAATAAAAAAGACAAACGCACTTTAGGTTTAGCTTTTGCTTTAGCTGCTGCTCTTCTTGGATTAATTTATTTAGGATTTGCCCTATGTGCTTCTCGACACGCAGGTTTACTAACTCATGTAAGTAAGGGACAAATTCTAGGAAGAATTTCTGCTATTGCTCTTGGGCCAAATAGTTTATTGACTGGTGTATGTGTGTTTGTTGCTTGCTTGACAACAGAGATCGCTTTAGTTGGGATTGTTGCTGACTTTTTAGCCCGCATCATCTCATCAAAAAGAATGACGTATTCTAATGCAGTAATTTTCACTCTGATACCCTCATATCTAATTTCTATTTTAAACTTCGAAAATATCAGTCTCCTTCTATTGCCCCTACTACAGCTAAGTTACCCTGCATTAATCGCTTTGACTTGCGGAAGTATTGCTTATAAGTTGTGGAATTTCCGACACGTCCAAGCTTTGTTTTATTTAACCCTCTCTCTTACAATCGTTCTACGATTGGTAAGTTGA